In one Melopsittacus undulatus isolate bMelUnd1 chromosome 4, bMelUnd1.mat.Z, whole genome shotgun sequence genomic region, the following are encoded:
- the CCDC14 gene encoding coiled-coil domain-containing protein 14 isoform X1 codes for MASESRSCKVLSSGRLTGAAKLANGRKQCGLRKGCYSDVDSGYSVYSTDFGNQVDTIHNGLDRCAALLKNILQSETTGRETMHKQAGKSTSMKITSKPLLTKGNTSKKKGLKKNITSAHIRKDIVPISNRKLASSTTPSTERELPSAAKSQVIQPIHSPCSQHSPVLHQKLCEHVQTQMSLITGQPPHNSSKTPPVTPFPTSNHGCQNATAFNYQLPTCTSALTLQHAAHPLSTQSDVPVDSDNQCIPKMGGPVVCPVVSAASTTAVQIQSAAAHRSVIPCIASGVSSNSTVPALIPSSSDREMIPNHKQQMKEVDLIRCIQAHLALLQSHKVMNGRAEQKCHCHCKAKHNASSNEEEDTSEERSEDMVDKDELNVLDVPSVRDASFKTSSVNEVPKCREESPEETAHQVKTVKYLLGELRALITEQDDLEMLRLMSEIEDCVSSLPAVVGSTNVQAEIALALQPLRSENAQLRRRLRILNQQLGEQETSEKTSGQSCNYELVSLQSLNIMLQSQLKESLKGLESLQVKNEELFKIIESQKEENKRLAKNIQDKEVELLENKQHYDINSTRLKIELEEALANLKSFQFKLEASEKENKILGITLRQRDAEVNRLRELTRTLQGSMAKLLSDLTADNIRPKPEKGLSQSLLEDYEKQMQPDPFPGSTSVITYLKKLEMDHILTDTEPQFSNKIGELEMQNLACEKFAVEGNKINSAFSEEGASTPRTQRTSLKQDAETASDSGTLLDDQNKLDETVYIALTSSASIKQQPTSERTGVHPQIRGSSKMLDYHCEVSNSVPQNGCEISKDPTVLDKLSAGYNVKKTMENSFEVTGDKVKPEGEKVQIRPTGIPKGAMKDFTDKPDQPQPGRYPCIPMLFLKESSQKKGSEIADFSSMSFDDISGKSQWSASSYSTFTSRDEEDFKNSLAALDANIAKLQRTLQNSMIKQ; via the exons ATGGCGAGCGAGTCGCGGTCTTGTaag GTACTGTCTTCTGGAAGGCTAACAGGAGCAGCTAAATTagcaaatggaagaaaaca GTGTGGCTTAAGAAAAGGATGTTATTCTGATGTGGATTCTGGATACTCTGTCTATTCCACGGACTTTGGCAATCAG GTTGATACTATTCATAATGGACTAGATCGTTGTGCAGCCTTACTGAAGAATATCTTACAAAGCGAGACCACAG GAAGGGAGACTATGCATAAACAAGCTGGGAAAAGTACTTCAATGAAAATTACTTCCAAGCCTTTGCTAACTAAAGGAAATACTTCCAAGAAGAAAGggttgaaaaaaaacattacttcTGCCCACATCCGAAAAGACATCG TGCCAATATCAAATAGAAAACTTGCCTCATCCACTACACCTTCTACTGAGAGGGAACTTCCCAGTGCAGCAAAGAGCCAGGTGATTCAACCAATTCACTCGCCTTGCAGTCAACACTCTCCTGTGTTGCATCAGAAACTGTGTGAGCATGTGCAAACTCAGATGTCTCTTATAACTGGCCAACCACCACACAACAGTAGCAAAACTCCTCCTGTAACTCCTTTTCCTACCTCAAATCACG GATGCCAAAATGCTACAGCTTTTAATTATCAATTGCCTACTTGCACATCAGCTCTGACCCTTCAGCATGCAGCTCATCCCTTATCTACTCAGTCA GATGTTCCTGTAGACAGTGACAATCAATGTATTCCAAAGATGGGAGGACCTGTGGTTTGCCCAGTAGTTTCTGCTGCTTCTACTACTGCTGTGCAAATAcagtctgctgctgctcatcGTAGTGTGATCCCTTGTATAGCATCAGGTGTATCAAGTAACTCTACAGTGCCTGCACTGATCCCATCATCTTCTGACAGAGAGATGATCCCAAACCACAAACAACAGATGAAAGAAGTAGATTTGATTCGATGCATACAAGCTCACCTGGCCCTGTTACAATCACATAAAGTGATGAACGGCAGGGCTGAACAGAAGTGCCATTGTCATTGTAAAGCAAAACATAATGCTTCAAGTAATGAGGAGGAGGATACTTCTGAAGAACGCAGTGAGGACATGGTCGACAAAGATGAGTTGAATGTACTTGATGTACCCTCAGTGAGAGATGCAAGCTTCAAGACAAGTTCTGTGAATGAAGTTCCAAAATGTAGAGAAGAAAGTCCAGAAGAAACAGCCCATCAAGTTAAGACTGTAAAATATCTCCTGGGAGAGCTCAGAGCACTGATAACAGAGCAAG ATGATTTGGAAATGTTAAGGTTGATGAGTGAAATTGAAGACTGTGTATCATCGCTCCCAGCTGTAGTGGGAAGTACAAATGTGCAAGCTGAAATAGCACTAGCTTTACAGCCTCTCAGGAGTGAAAATGCACAGCTGCGTAG GAGACTCAGAATATTAAACCAGCAACTTGGGGAACAAGAAACAAGTGAGAAGACATCTGGACAGAGCTGCAACTATGAAT TAGTTTCCTTGCAGTCCTTGAATATCATGCTCCAGAGTCAATTGAAAGAATCGCTGAAAGGCCTTGAGTCACTACAAGTTAAAAATGAAgagctatttaaaataatagaaagtcagaaagaggaaaataaacgTCTTGCAAAAAACATTCAAGATAAAGAAGTAGAAttgcttgaaaacaaacaacattatGACATTAATTCTACCAGGCTCAAGATTG AACTGGAAGAGGCACTAGCAAACCTGAAGAGCTTTCAGTTTAAGCTAGAagcttcagagaaagaaaataagattttggGTATAACACTACGTCAGCGTGATGCAGAAGTTAACAGACTGCGTGAATTAACCAG AACCTTGCAGGGCAGTATGGCCAAACTTCTGTCTGACCTTACAGCAGACAACATTAGACCCAAACCTGAAAAAGGTCTCTCACAGTCCCTTTTGGAAGACTACGAAAAGCAGATGCAACCTGATCCATTTCCTGGAAGTACTTCAGTAATCACTTACcttaaaaaattagaaatggATCATATTTTGACAGATACAGAACCTCAATTCTCAAATAAAATTGGAGAATTAGAAATGCAAAATCTAGCCTGTGAAAAGTTTGCtgtggaaggaaataaaataaacagtgcATTCTCAGAAGAAGGAGCATCAACTCCCAGAACACAACGAACCTCACTGAAGCAAGATGCAGAAACAGCCAGTGATTCTGGGACTTTACTAGATGACCAAAACAAGTTGGATGAGACTGTTTATATTGCATTGACTAGCAGTGCCTCTATAAAACAGCAGCCAACCTCTGAAAGAACTGGTGTGCACCCCCAAATTAGAGGGTCTTCTAAGATGTTGGACTACCACTGTGAGGTTTCTAACTCTGTGCCACAGAATGGATGTGAGATCTCAAAGGATCCAACTGTTCTGGATAAATTAAGTGCTGGGTACAATGTGAAAAAGACTATGGAAAACTCGTTTGAAGTTACAGGGGATAAAGTGAagccagaaggagaaaaagtccAGATAAGGCCAACAGGCATTCCAAAAGGAGCTATGAAAGACTTCACAGATAAACCAGACCAACCTCAGCCTGGTAGATACCCTTGCATACCAATGCTATTTCTGAAAGAGAGTTCTCAGAAAAAAGGCAGTGAAATAGCTGATTTCAGTTCCATGTCATTTGATGATATATCTGGGAAGTCTCAGTGGAGTGCATCCTCTTACTCAACTTTTACTTCTCGAGATGAAGAGGACTTTAAGAATAGCTTAGCAGCTTTGGATGCCAACATAGCTAAGTTACAAAGAACTCTGCAAAATAGCATGATCAAGCAATGA
- the CCDC14 gene encoding coiled-coil domain-containing protein 14 isoform X2: MSLITGQPPHNSSKTPPVTPFPTSNHGCQNATAFNYQLPTCTSALTLQHAAHPLSTQSDVPVDSDNQCIPKMGGPVVCPVVSAASTTAVQIQSAAAHRSVIPCIASGVSSNSTVPALIPSSSDREMIPNHKQQMKEVDLIRCIQAHLALLQSHKVMNGRAEQKCHCHCKAKHNASSNEEEDTSEERSEDMVDKDELNVLDVPSVRDASFKTSSVNEVPKCREESPEETAHQVKTVKYLLGELRALITEQDDLEMLRLMSEIEDCVSSLPAVVGSTNVQAEIALALQPLRSENAQLRRRLRILNQQLGEQETSEKTSGQSCNYELVSLQSLNIMLQSQLKESLKGLESLQVKNEELFKIIESQKEENKRLAKNIQDKEVELLENKQHYDINSTRLKIELEEALANLKSFQFKLEASEKENKILGITLRQRDAEVNRLRELTRTLQGSMAKLLSDLTADNIRPKPEKGLSQSLLEDYEKQMQPDPFPGSTSVITYLKKLEMDHILTDTEPQFSNKIGELEMQNLACEKFAVEGNKINSAFSEEGASTPRTQRTSLKQDAETASDSGTLLDDQNKLDETVYIALTSSASIKQQPTSERTGVHPQIRGSSKMLDYHCEVSNSVPQNGCEISKDPTVLDKLSAGYNVKKTMENSFEVTGDKVKPEGEKVQIRPTGIPKGAMKDFTDKPDQPQPGRYPCIPMLFLKESSQKKGSEIADFSSMSFDDISGKSQWSASSYSTFTSRDEEDFKNSLAALDANIAKLQRTLQNSMIKQ, translated from the exons ATGTCTCTTATAACTGGCCAACCACCACACAACAGTAGCAAAACTCCTCCTGTAACTCCTTTTCCTACCTCAAATCACG GATGCCAAAATGCTACAGCTTTTAATTATCAATTGCCTACTTGCACATCAGCTCTGACCCTTCAGCATGCAGCTCATCCCTTATCTACTCAGTCA GATGTTCCTGTAGACAGTGACAATCAATGTATTCCAAAGATGGGAGGACCTGTGGTTTGCCCAGTAGTTTCTGCTGCTTCTACTACTGCTGTGCAAATAcagtctgctgctgctcatcGTAGTGTGATCCCTTGTATAGCATCAGGTGTATCAAGTAACTCTACAGTGCCTGCACTGATCCCATCATCTTCTGACAGAGAGATGATCCCAAACCACAAACAACAGATGAAAGAAGTAGATTTGATTCGATGCATACAAGCTCACCTGGCCCTGTTACAATCACATAAAGTGATGAACGGCAGGGCTGAACAGAAGTGCCATTGTCATTGTAAAGCAAAACATAATGCTTCAAGTAATGAGGAGGAGGATACTTCTGAAGAACGCAGTGAGGACATGGTCGACAAAGATGAGTTGAATGTACTTGATGTACCCTCAGTGAGAGATGCAAGCTTCAAGACAAGTTCTGTGAATGAAGTTCCAAAATGTAGAGAAGAAAGTCCAGAAGAAACAGCCCATCAAGTTAAGACTGTAAAATATCTCCTGGGAGAGCTCAGAGCACTGATAACAGAGCAAG ATGATTTGGAAATGTTAAGGTTGATGAGTGAAATTGAAGACTGTGTATCATCGCTCCCAGCTGTAGTGGGAAGTACAAATGTGCAAGCTGAAATAGCACTAGCTTTACAGCCTCTCAGGAGTGAAAATGCACAGCTGCGTAG GAGACTCAGAATATTAAACCAGCAACTTGGGGAACAAGAAACAAGTGAGAAGACATCTGGACAGAGCTGCAACTATGAAT TAGTTTCCTTGCAGTCCTTGAATATCATGCTCCAGAGTCAATTGAAAGAATCGCTGAAAGGCCTTGAGTCACTACAAGTTAAAAATGAAgagctatttaaaataatagaaagtcagaaagaggaaaataaacgTCTTGCAAAAAACATTCAAGATAAAGAAGTAGAAttgcttgaaaacaaacaacattatGACATTAATTCTACCAGGCTCAAGATTG AACTGGAAGAGGCACTAGCAAACCTGAAGAGCTTTCAGTTTAAGCTAGAagcttcagagaaagaaaataagattttggGTATAACACTACGTCAGCGTGATGCAGAAGTTAACAGACTGCGTGAATTAACCAG AACCTTGCAGGGCAGTATGGCCAAACTTCTGTCTGACCTTACAGCAGACAACATTAGACCCAAACCTGAAAAAGGTCTCTCACAGTCCCTTTTGGAAGACTACGAAAAGCAGATGCAACCTGATCCATTTCCTGGAAGTACTTCAGTAATCACTTACcttaaaaaattagaaatggATCATATTTTGACAGATACAGAACCTCAATTCTCAAATAAAATTGGAGAATTAGAAATGCAAAATCTAGCCTGTGAAAAGTTTGCtgtggaaggaaataaaataaacagtgcATTCTCAGAAGAAGGAGCATCAACTCCCAGAACACAACGAACCTCACTGAAGCAAGATGCAGAAACAGCCAGTGATTCTGGGACTTTACTAGATGACCAAAACAAGTTGGATGAGACTGTTTATATTGCATTGACTAGCAGTGCCTCTATAAAACAGCAGCCAACCTCTGAAAGAACTGGTGTGCACCCCCAAATTAGAGGGTCTTCTAAGATGTTGGACTACCACTGTGAGGTTTCTAACTCTGTGCCACAGAATGGATGTGAGATCTCAAAGGATCCAACTGTTCTGGATAAATTAAGTGCTGGGTACAATGTGAAAAAGACTATGGAAAACTCGTTTGAAGTTACAGGGGATAAAGTGAagccagaaggagaaaaagtccAGATAAGGCCAACAGGCATTCCAAAAGGAGCTATGAAAGACTTCACAGATAAACCAGACCAACCTCAGCCTGGTAGATACCCTTGCATACCAATGCTATTTCTGAAAGAGAGTTCTCAGAAAAAAGGCAGTGAAATAGCTGATTTCAGTTCCATGTCATTTGATGATATATCTGGGAAGTCTCAGTGGAGTGCATCCTCTTACTCAACTTTTACTTCTCGAGATGAAGAGGACTTTAAGAATAGCTTAGCAGCTTTGGATGCCAACATAGCTAAGTTACAAAGAACTCTGCAAAATAGCATGATCAAGCAATGA